AGTCTTATTTTTACGAATGACGGATTGGCGTATACGAATACTGAGCAATTTAGTATAAATCGCTCCACCTTGCTGTGCTTCATTGCTTTCAATCAAAGTGTTGGTAATTGCCAAATAACCCTTTCCATCCGTATTCGGGCTATAAATCGCACCACCTTTATCTGCATGACCTGAAGTTAATTTTACATAGTCTAAAGTCAGGTAAGCATCAGCATAAATCAGACCGCCTTTATCAACCCAAGTCGGATTTTGATCGCTTCCCTGCAACGTTATTTCTTCAATTTTCACAGATGGTAAGTCAATCACAACAGGCGTAGCTGTTTCACCTTCTTCTGGCTCAACAGGCGCTGGAGCTTCACCTTTTTCTATCAATAATATGCGCTTGCCATTGGCTGCTTGGATAACGGCATTTTTTAAACCTTTGTTAACGGTCTGCGTCACATTGGTTTCATAAAATGTTTTAATCGTTGCAGAAACATTTAGGACCAAATGACCTTCGGTTAACTTATAAATTTCTTTTTCTTTTAAGAGAATGGTATTGGTTGAATTTTCTCCACCACAACCATGATAACCTTCTTTCGGCATCCCCATATTGATGTAATGAATGGCTTCACGCAAAGAACATTCTTTGTCATTTACATCATTATCTAATGTCGTGGTAACAGTAATATCAGCACCAAAAGTTTGCCCTGCAATAAAAAGCAATCCTAGGCCTATGCTCTTTTTGAGCATAATTCTCTCCTTAATTTTTTATCTTCTTTTTCTTCTTTAGTTGCAACATCCCTGCAACATAGAATTATTTTGCCCTACTGTGTCATATACTGCTGAAATTCTCAACAATTTTTATAAATTACCGATATTCGTCAATCAGTGCATAAATTTGTCTTAAATTGGCATGGCTCACTTTGAGCTTTTCGCCTTTAAATAATTGAATAATTTGTTCTAATGTTTGTAAAAGCACCGAAGTTTGATGTGGTCCATTATTCAATAAATAATCAAAAATCTGTTGGTCTAAATGAATACCCCGGCGGTCAAGTACAGAGGACACTAATGCAAATCGATCGGCATATAAACTACCATTCGGTACACGTGTACTTACCGCTTGAGTTAAGCGAGATTGTAAATCGGGAAGTTCTAATTTGAGTTCAATCGGCGCTAGTCGAGATGAAAAGACCAATTGACCACCACCTTCATTATTATAATTAATCAGGTGAAAAACAGCCTTTTGCCAATGTGGAACACCACTAATGGCTTCGATATCATCTAAAGCCACTAAGTCATATTGATCGAGTGAAGTAATCGCTTCAGTCGGAGCATCCAATAGTTCGAGTAGCGAGACTTGAATCGCGGATTTACCGATTTCCAAATAGGAGTCACAAATCGCCGACAGCAAATGACTTTTTCCTGTACCTGCTCCTCCATAAACATAAAACCGGCTAATTAATCCCGCATGAAGTTGGCGTATTGCGTCAATGACGTGCCCCCACCCTGGACCCGAAAAATCACTAATTCGGGCATCAAGTTGAGGTTCAATGTCTAACTGTAATTGACGCATATATATAAGAACGCCTTATTCATCATTATCTATGGTTTTTCCAATCTTACTCGATTTTTCATTGGCTTGCAGCGTTTTCGCAGCGTTCGGTTTAACTTCAATATCAACATCCACTTCAGAGGTTTCAATATTGATTGAGCCATTTCCATCTGCGTGAACAAGCGTAACTTGTGAATCATAAAGTTGACTATGCTCATAATATTCACGCAAATGTTTAAGTAATACAACAATGACCGCTGCAACTGGCAAAGCAATCAACATGCCAAGGAAACCGCCTAGCTGTGCACCTGCAAGCACCGCAAATACAACAGCTACAGGTGACAAACCAATTTTATCTCCAAGTAAGAAAGGCTGAAGAATATAGCCTTCAACAGCTTGTCCGACCATAAACACCACAACCACTAAAGCGATTTGCATCCAATCTATGCCAAATTGGAATAAGGTCGCAATCATAGCCGCAATAATTCCGACTGCAAAACCCAAATAAGGAATAATACTCGCAAGACCTGCAATCATCCCAATGATCAGTCCAACTTCCACGCCGATCAATTGCAACCCTACAGCATAGACAATACCCAGAAGAATCATCACCAAGAATTGTCCTTTTACAAATGCCCCCAATACAGAGTGACATTCACCAACAATTTTCATGGTTTCAGGTTCATATTGGCGCGGAATAAGACGACGTAAACTCTCTAGCATGCGATCCCAATCAAGCAAGAAATAGAACGCAATAATTGGAATTAAAACGATCACACCACCGATCTGTAAGAAGCTCAAACCAGATTGTGCAAGCTTCAAGACCATCGCTTGAATACTGTCAGCGCTGTAATTGGTTTGTACATATTCCATGACAGCTGCAGTAATCTGATCGGTATCCAATTCCATTGGCACTAGATTAAATGTAGAGGACGCCCACGGCAGGAAATTATAATTAATCCAATGAATACCTTCAGGAATATGTGATTTTGCATACATCAGCTGCTTCCACACCAAAGGTAATAGATACCAAAGTGCGAAGGTCAAAACGACACCAATACCGACAAACACCACACTAATTGAAAGCCAACGTGGCATGCCAATTTTAGCCAGACGATCGACCAAAGGACTGAACAAATATGCGATCAAAAATGCGCCAACAAAAGGAACTAAAACTGGTTTAAGAAGATATAAAACCCAAAGTATCAGCGCGATACTTGCGAGGATAAAAATGCGACGTAGGGTACGATCTACCATAGAATCCCGCCTTTTTTCATTTAATCATTATAAAAAGTAAAATATTTCAATAAAGATAGCATTTTAGGGCATAAATAACATAAGAGTTTCGTATATTCAGGTTATAATCCCCGCGCGAATGCGGAGACTTCATTATGAGCAACTCAACTTCTACCCCAAACACTGGTTTAAGCTACAAAGATGCAGGTGTCGACATTGAAGCGGGCGACGCGTTAGTCGATCGAATCAAATCTGTCGCTAAGCGCACAAAACGTCCTGAAGTAATGGGCGGTCTTGGTGGCTTTGGCGCACTTTGTAAAATTCCTAAAGGTTATGAAGAACCTGTTCTCGTATCTGGCACGGATGGTGTAGGTACAAAATTACGTTTAGCACTCAATTTGAACCGTCATGACACAATTGGTCAAGACTTGGTGGCAATGTGTGTAAACGATCTTTTGGTATGTGGTGCTGAACCATTATTCTTCCTTGACTACTATGCAACTGGTCACTTAAATGTAGATGTTGCAGCAAATGTAGTAACAGGTATCGGTGCTGGTTGTGAACTTGCAGGCTGTGCGCTTGTGGGTGGTGAAACTGCTGAAATGCCAGGCATGTATGAAGGCGAAGACTATGATCTTGCAGGCTTCTGTGTTGGCGTGGTTGAGCAAAGCAAAATTATTGATGGCTCTAAAGTTAAAGCGGGTGACGTTTTAGTAGGTGTTGTATCTTCAGGTGCACATTCAAATGGTTACTCTCTTCTTCGTAAAATTCTTGATGTCAAAAATGTTGATTTAAATCAAATCATCGATGGTCGTCCACTTGCAGATGTTGCAATGGAACCAACACGTATTTACGTTAAACCGATCCTTGAATTGCTAAAACATGTTGATGTGCATGCAATGGCACACATCACTGGTGGTGGTTTACCAGGTAACTTACCTCGTGTCCTTCCAAATGGTGCTCAAGCTGTGATTAATGAATCATCTTGGGAATGGCCTGAATTGTTCAAATTGCTTCAAAAAGAAGGTGGTGTTGAACAATTTGAAATGTACCGTACATTTAACTGTGGCGTAGGTATGGTTTTAGCCGTAGATGCACAAGATGCTGACAAAACTGTTGAATTGCTGAACAGCTTAGGCGAAAAAGCATGGACCATGGGTCACATTGTTGATAACGCTGAATCTGTTGAAGGTGCTGACGAAAAAATCCGTGTGATTTTCGCATAAGTACCGCACATGATAAAAATTGCTGTACTGGTTTCAGGTAATGGCTCAAACCTGCAAGCCTTGATTGATGCAAATCTTTCAGGGCAAATTGTTGGGGTGATTTCCAATAAACCTGAAGCCTATGCTTTAGAACGAGCAAAAAAAGCCAATATTGCGACTGCTGTCATTGAGCATAAGCAATACCCTAATCGTGAAGCTTTCGATGATGTGATGCATCAACAGCTTTTGGATTGGGAGGTAGATCTTGTAATTTTAGCTGGCTTTATGCGTATTTTAAGTGAAAAATTCGTGAAAGCATGGGAAGGGAAAATGATTAATATCCACCCTTCTCTATTGCCAAATTACAAAGGAATGCACACTCATCAGCGTGTGTTAAATACAGGCGATCGCTTACATGGCTGTACTGTGCATTATGTCACTGCTGAACTTGATGCAGGTCAAGCACTGGCACAAGGGGTTTTACAAGTCGGCATTCATGATGATGCTGTGAGTTTAGCTTCACGTGTCCATGTACTTGAACATCTCATTTACCCACAGGTCGCTGAATGGATCTGTAATGGCACTGTCATCTATACCGATCAAGGTGTGCTCTTTAAAGAGCAACCATTGCTTGAGCCAATTCAGTTTTGTAAGTTCTAACTTAAATACTTGATATAAAAAACGCATCCTCGGATGCGTTTTTTATTTAAGCACTTAGCTGTTGAATGGTTTGCTTTAATAGCTGTGCAATATCATTCGGTCGTTCAAGCGGGAACATGTGCCCACCTTCAACCACGGTATAATCTATACCAAACTTCTTCTTAATCATTTTCGGGAAGCCTGGTTTTAAAAATGGACCTTTCTTCGCCACAACCAAATGCATTGGTACTTGTGGTTTAGGCTGAGGTAACCACCAAAGCGATGGATTGGTTCTAAAAATATTAACCTCATCCATTTTTGGGATGGTGAGCTGAACCCCACCGCGAATTGGATCATCTGTCAAAGCATGATCAATATAAGCTTGGAAGCATTCTGTATCAAAATCTTGATAGAAACCTTTTGGACGCAATAACTCAGCGGCCTGTTCGCGAG
This window of the Acinetobacter sp. NCu2D-2 genome carries:
- the purN gene encoding phosphoribosylglycinamide formyltransferase, with protein sequence MIKIAVLVSGNGSNLQALIDANLSGQIVGVISNKPEAYALERAKKANIATAVIEHKQYPNREAFDDVMHQQLLDWEVDLVILAGFMRILSEKFVKAWEGKMINIHPSLLPNYKGMHTHQRVLNTGDRLHGCTVHYVTAELDAGQALAQGVLQVGIHDDAVSLASRVHVLEHLIYPQVAEWICNGTVIYTDQGVLFKEQPLLEPIQFCKF
- the hda gene encoding DnaA regulatory inactivator Hda, yielding MRQLQLDIEPQLDARISDFSGPGWGHVIDAIRQLHAGLISRFYVYGGAGTGKSHLLSAICDSYLEIGKSAIQVSLLELLDAPTEAITSLDQYDLVALDDIEAISGVPHWQKAVFHLINYNNEGGGQLVFSSRLAPIELKLELPDLQSRLTQAVSTRVPNGSLYADRFALVSSVLDRRGIHLDQQIFDYLLNNGPHQTSVLLQTLEQIIQLFKGEKLKVSHANLRQIYALIDEYR
- the cxpE gene encoding chloramphenicol efflux transporter CxpE, with the translated sequence MVDRTLRRIFILASIALILWVLYLLKPVLVPFVGAFLIAYLFSPLVDRLAKIGMPRWLSISVVFVGIGVVLTFALWYLLPLVWKQLMYAKSHIPEGIHWINYNFLPWASSTFNLVPMELDTDQITAAVMEYVQTNYSADSIQAMVLKLAQSGLSFLQIGGVIVLIPIIAFYFLLDWDRMLESLRRLIPRQYEPETMKIVGECHSVLGAFVKGQFLVMILLGIVYAVGLQLIGVEVGLIIGMIAGLASIIPYLGFAVGIIAAMIATLFQFGIDWMQIALVVVVFMVGQAVEGYILQPFLLGDKIGLSPVAVVFAVLAGAQLGGFLGMLIALPVAAVIVVLLKHLREYYEHSQLYDSQVTLVHADGNGSINIETSEVDVDIEVKPNAAKTLQANEKSSKIGKTIDNDE
- the purM gene encoding phosphoribosylformylglycinamidine cyclo-ligase, with the protein product MSNSTSTPNTGLSYKDAGVDIEAGDALVDRIKSVAKRTKRPEVMGGLGGFGALCKIPKGYEEPVLVSGTDGVGTKLRLALNLNRHDTIGQDLVAMCVNDLLVCGAEPLFFLDYYATGHLNVDVAANVVTGIGAGCELAGCALVGGETAEMPGMYEGEDYDLAGFCVGVVEQSKIIDGSKVKAGDVLVGVVSSGAHSNGYSLLRKILDVKNVDLNQIIDGRPLADVAMEPTRIYVKPILELLKHVDVHAMAHITGGGLPGNLPRVLPNGAQAVINESSWEWPELFKLLQKEGGVEQFEMYRTFNCGVGMVLAVDAQDADKTVELLNSLGEKAWTMGHIVDNAESVEGADEKIRVIFA